Within the Saccharopolyspora gloriosae genome, the region TTGTGCGAACGGCCCGCCATCACCAGCTCGCCGTGCTGCGCCGCCAGCCGCGCGAGCCTGCCCAGCACCGCCACCGTGCGGTCGCGCACGTGCTCCAAGCTGCGGCGGACCTGCAACTGCTCGACGTTCTCGGTGAGGTCGCGGGAGGTCATGCCCTTGTGCACGTGCTCGTGCCCGGCGAGGGCGTTGAACTCCTCGATGCGGGCCTTCACGTCGTGCCTGGTCTGCCGCTCGCGCTCGGCGATGGAATCCAGGTCTACCTGGTCGATGACGCGCTCGTAGTCGGCGACCGCGCCCTCCGGCACGTCGACGCCGAGGTCCGCCTGCGCGCGCAGCACCGCCAGCCACAGCTGGCGTTCCAGCACGACCTTGTGCTGCGGGGACCACAGCTCGACCAGCTCCGGCGAGGCGTAGCGGTGGGCGAGCACGTTCGGGAGGTGGGGCTTGACCGTCACGGCTGGCCAGGATACTTCCCGCCCCCGGCGGCACCGCTCGCACGCCTCCTCGGGGTCCCGACGCACCAGCTCCGATCACCGGGCGGCCGGGTGTGAGGTGCGCGGAAAAACGGTCGCCTCGGGCGTCGAGGGCGAGCTAGGTTCGGGGCGTCATGACTCCCGATGCGCGCGGCCCGGTCCGCTTCCTGTGGTCGCTGCTGCGCGTCCGGCCCGGACTGCTGATCCTCGCTCCCGTCACCGGCTCGTTGTGGCTGCTGCCGACCGCGGTGCTGCCGCTGGTCATCGGCCGCGCGCTGGACGCGGGCATCGCGGGCCGGGACGGTTCGGCGCTGCTCGGGTGGACCCTGGTGGCGCTGGGGCTCGGTGTCGTTCAGGCGCTGGGCGCGGCGGCGCTCGGGTGGACGGCGCACACGCTGTGGCTGCACGGCGCGGGCTCCGCGGAACGGGTGGTGCTGCACCACGTGGCGGGGCTCGGCGGGTCGCTCACCCGGCAGGTCCGCCACGGTGAGGTCGTGGCCGTCGGCTCCTCGGACATCTACCAGGTCGGCAAAGCGTTCGAGGTGCTCGCCAGGCTCGCCGGCGCCATCGTGGCGTTCCTCGTCGCGGCCGCCGCGCTGCTGACGATCTCCCCGCTGATGGGCGCCGTGGCCCTGGTCGGGGTGCCGCTGGCGACGCTGGGCATCGGCCCGCTGCTGCGCCCGCTGCGCCGCCGCGAAGAAGTCCAGCGGGAGAACCTCACCGGCCTGAACACGCTGGCCGCGGACATCGTCTCCGGCCTGCGCATCCTGCGCGGCATCGGCGGCGAAGCCCGGTTCCACGCCCGGTTCGTCACGGCGAGCGGGAAGGTGCGGGACGCCGGAATCGCCGCCGGACGCGTCACCGCGTGGCTGGCGGGCGCCGAGATCCTGCTGCCCGGACTGGTGACGGTGCTCGTCACGTGGCTGGGCGCGCGGATGGCGCTGAGCGGGACGATCAGCGTCGGCGAACTGGTGGCCTTCTACGGCGTGTCCAGCTTCCTGGTGATCCCGGTGCGCACCGCCACCGAAGCGGCGAGCACCTTCGCTTCCGCCGTGGTCGCGGCCGGCCGGGCGTGCGGGCTGCTGCGGCTGCGCCCGGAACCGGCCGATCCGCCGAAGCCGCGCGCGCTGCCCATCGGTCCGCTCGCCTTGGTCGACGAACGCACCGGCGCCCACGCCGAAGCGGGCGAACTCACCGCCATCGACGCCGCCGGGCACGGTGAGGCGCTGGCGGAGCGGTTCGCCCGGCACACCTCGGACGGCCGGGTGCACGCCGGGGACGTACCGCTCGACGAAGTCGAGATCGCGGTGCTTCGGGACCGGATCGTGCTGGCGCACAACCAGGACCTGCTGTTCGCCGGACCGGTCCGCGCCGGGCTCGACCTGGGATCGCCGGTGCTCGTGGAGACGGCCCTGCACGCCGCCGACGCCGAGGACGTGCTCGACGCGTTGCCCGCCGACGGCGCGCTCACCGAACAGGCCCGCTCGCTGTCCGGTGGGCAACGGCAACGACTGCTGCTGGCGCGCGCGTTGTGCAGCGACGCCGACGTGCTGGTGCTGGACGAACCGACCTCGGCCGTCGACGCGCACACCGAGGCGCGCATCGTGCGCCGAGTCCGGGAACTGCGGAAAGGACGGACCACAATCGTCCTCACCCAGAGCCCGCTGTGGCACGCGATCGCCGACCGGGCGCTGCACGTGACGGGAGGAGCGGAATGAGGCTCCCGCTGGCCGACCGGACCGAGGTGCTGCGCTGGCTGCGACGCACCGCCGCCGCCCACCGCCGCGAGTTCTCCCTGATGATGCTGCTGTTCGGGCTGACCACGGTGGTCGGTCTGATCGGCCCGCAACTGCTCGGGCGGCTGGTGGACTCCGTGTCGACGGGCACCGAGGTGTGGCGGGTGGACGCGCTGGCCGCCGGGTTCCTCCTGGTGCTCGTCGTGCACGCGCTGCTGGCCCGCGCGGCCCGGCTGCGCGCGGCCGTGTTCGGCGAGACCGTGCTGGCCGAGACCCGGGAGGACGTGGTGGCCCGCGCGTTGCGGCTGCCGCTGGGCACCGTGGAGGACGCGGGCACCGGTGATCTGCTCAGCCGCTCCACTGCCGACGTGGACCGGCTCGACTTCACCGTGCGCGAAGCCGCACCGGAACTCACTGCGGCCGTGCTCACCATCGCGCTCACCGCCGTCGCGATGATCATCACTTCGCCGCTGCTGGCCTGCGGGCTGCTCGTCGCGGTGCCGCTGCTGGTGGCCGTGAGCCGGTGGTACTTCCCGCGCGCCGCGAAGACGATCAGCAGGCTGCTGCAGGACTGGGCCAACGTGCAGTCGAGCATCCACGAAACCGTGCAAGGCGCCCGCACCATCGACTCGATGCGGCTCACCGAGCGGCGCCGCGCGCACAACGACCAGGTCCTGGACCGGGCCATCAACGGCGAGAAGCGGCACCGCACGCTGCTGTCGGTGTTCCTGCCGACGCTGGAACTGGCCTACGCGCTGCCGATCGCGGCGATCCTGCTGATCGGCGGCTGGAGCTACCAGGCGGGCTGGGTCCAGCTGGGCACGGTGACCACGGTCGTGCTGTACGCGGCGACGTTGTCGGCTCCGCTGGCCGAACTCTTCGCGTGGCTGGAGGAGATGCAGCTCGGCCACGCCGCGCTCAGCCGCATCCTCGGCGTGCCGCAGGCGCCGCCGGAACGCGCCGAACCGGTCCCGGCGAGCGCGGCCGGGCACGACCTGGTGCTGCGCGACGTGCGGTTCTCCTACCGGACCGGCCGGGAGGTCCTGCACGGCATCGACCTGCACGTGCCCGCCGGTGAGCGGCTCGTCATCGTCGGGCCGTCCGGAGCGGGGAAGTCCACGCTGGGGCGGCTCATCGCCGGGATCAGCGCGCCCGACTCGGGTTCGGTGGCGTTCGGCGACGTGGAGATCACGGCACTGCCCACCGCCCGCACCCGGCAGGAGGTCGTGCTGCTCACGCAGGAACATCACGTGTTCACCGCGAGCCTGCGGGACAACCTGTCGCTGCCGGAGTCGCGGGAGTGGCGGGACGCGGAACTGCTCGACGCGTTGGAGACGGTGGGCGCGGCGAAATGGGCGCGGCTGCTCCCGGACGGGTTGGACACCGTCATCGGCTCCGGTGGCGATCCGGTGCCCGCGGCGGTGGCTCAGCAGCTCGCGCTGGCTCGGGTGGTGCTGGCCGACCCGCACACGTTGGTGCTGGACGAGGCGACGTCACTGCTCGACGGGGACAGCTCCCGAGACCTGGAGCGGTCGCTGTCGACGCTGCTCACCGGCCGCACGGTGATCGCCATCGCGCACCGGCTGCACACCGCGCGGACCGCCGACCGGGTGGCGGTGGTCGACGGCGGCCGCATCGTGGAGCTCGGCGCGCACCGGGACCTGCTGGCCGCGGACGGCTCCTACGCGGCGCTGCACCGCACCGCCCTCGGCCAGTAGCGGCTCCGCCCGGATCCGGGGCGGCGGCGCCGGGTTCACCGCCGCTCCTAGGATCAGCGGTCATGACAGCGGCCACCCCGAAAGGCGAGCGCCGCCGCCAAGCCCTGGTCGAGGCGGCGGTGGAGCTGCTCTCCGAAGGCGGGCTCGAAGCGGTGCGGCATCGCGCCGTGGCGGAACGGGCCGGGCTGCCCCTCGCCTCCACCACCTACTACTTCACCTCGCTCGACGACCTCGTCGCCGCCGCCGTGGAGCACGAGGCCCGCGCCGAACTCGCCACCGGCCGCGCCCGGCTCGACGAGCTCGCCGACGAGCTGCGGACGGTGGACGCGGTGACCGAACTGCTGCTGGACCTGCTGCTCGGCTACGACTCGCGGGACGGCGGCACGAAACCGGTGCTGCTGCGCTACGAACGGCTCGTGGGCTCGCCGCGGCGGCCGTACCTGGCGCCGCTGATGCGGGAACTGGGCGGTGAGCTGCACGAACTGCTCGCCGAGATCCTCACGCGCAGCGGCATGCCCGTCGGGCGGGAGCGGTTGCTGGAGCTGATCGCGCTGGTCGACGGGGCCGTGGTGAACGCCCTCATCGAAAGCGCCCCGGACCCCCGCGCCGCCGCCCGCCGAATGCTCCGCCCCAAACTCGGCTGACGCCGACCCAGGTGAAGGTTCTCTTCGCCCGGTCCCGGAGGAATTCACTCCACGACCCGTGTGAGGTGAACGGCCCGTTCGACCGGTGGGACCGGGCGAAGTGGCGGGTGGGGGACGCTCAGAAGCGAGGCGCGAGGGTGTCGGCGATGTTCTGGAGGCGGTCGGCGTACGGGGCGTGTTCGGTGCCCTTCGGTTCGCTGAGGACCGTCAAGGTCCGGCCGCTCTTCGCCGGGATCTCGATCACGGCCGTGTTCGGCGCCCGCCCCGTCGCTGCGGACGGCTGCGCGCCCGCCGGGCTGAGCAGCACCGCCACCTTCCCGGACGCCGGCCCCTCCCGGATGGTGAGGGCCGCGCTCTTCGCGCCGGCCGGACAGGAACCGTCGGCGCCGGTCGGCTGCGTTGCACCGGCCTCCGGAAGCCGCTCGGACAGCGCCTTCGCCAACGACTCGTCCGGGGAACCGCACCCTCCGCTGGTCGCAGGCTCGTTCAGGACGAGCGGCCCGGAGCGCGGCGTCGTACCGGAGTTCGGATCGGCCGGTGCCTGCGGCAACCCCATCGGGGACTGCGTCGGCGTCGCGGGAGCCTGCGCCACCGGAGCCCCGGAACCGCCGAACATGCCGGTGCCCACACCGACGCCGCCCACCAGCACGGCCGCGGCCACCAGCGAGCCACCGGCGAACGCCGTGCGACGGCGAGCCGTGACCCGGCGCGATCCGCGCAGCACGTCCTGCTCGTCGAACGACGCCTCGGGCGCATCGCGCGCAGCCTTCTGGAACAGCTGCTCCAGCTCTGTCTCGTTCACTTGCCGCACCTCCTCACGACGTCGATCGAAGATCGTCGAGTTGGCCGCCCAAAGCCTCCCGAAGCGCCTCCAGCCCACGGGCCGACTGGCTCTTCACGGTGCCCTCGCTGCACTTCATGACCTCGGCGACCCCGGCGACGTCGAGCCCCTCCAGGAATCGCAGCACCAAAACGGTCCGCTGCTTCGGTGGAACCTGGCGCAAACCGGCGACCAGCGTCTGGCGGGTCGCGATGCCGTCATCAACCGAACCGGACTCGGCGGGCCGGTCCGGCAGCACATCGGTGAACCGCTCCCGCCGCCACGGGCGCCGAGACTCGTCGATCACCGCCCGGCTGAGCGTCCGGCGCACGTACGCGTCGAGCGCTCCCTTGTCCCGCACCTTGCGCCAGTGACGGTGCAAGGCGATGAACGCGGTCTGGGCGAGATCGTCAGCGCGATGCCAGTCACCGCACATCATGTACGCCATCCGACGAACCGCCTCCCGCCGAGCCGCGAAATACTCCGCGAACTCCTGCTCCTCGCGCTGGTCCACGCGGACTCTCCGCTCGTCCGTGCTTGCACTCCTGGGACGGTGCTACCGGCCCCTACGGTTGCATGCCGTCCGGCCCTGAAATCGGGCGGCACGCGTGAGGAACCTTAGAGCCTGCGCCCGATCCGCCCGGGCTGGGTGCGCGCGGAGTGACACCCCGTGCACGGAAGCTCAACGTCCACCTAATGGAACGGCTGCGATGACCGGCCGTTCAGGGGCCTCCCGGAAATCGCGGTGTCCGGGGAACGAACGGGCAAGAAAGGCGTCCGGGCGAACCGGTGTCCCCCAACCAGTTGCCTCGACCCCCTGCCGATGTGGTGTGATCGGTTCGTGACCAAAACGGCATCCATAGATCTGCGTTCCGACACGGTCACGCGTCCCGACAAGCGGATGGCCGCGGCGATGGCCGAAGCCGAAGTCGGTGACGACGTGCTGGACCACGACCCCACGATGCGAGCGCTGGAGGAGAAGGCCGCCCAGCTGCTGGGCACGGCCGCCGCACTATGGGTGCCCAGCGGCACGATGGGCAATCTGATCGCGCTGTCGGTCCACCTCCGACGGGGAGACCGGTTCCTCGCGCCACGCGGGGCGCACGTGCTGCACCACGAACTCGGCTCCGCAGCGTGGCTCGCCGGCGGCATGCCGGAACCCCTCGAATGGGACGCCGGTCCGGGACGCCCCACCGCCGACTCGGTACGTGCGCACGCAAACGGTGACCGGCGCTACGACGCGCTGCACACCACGCTGCTGTGCCTGGAGAACACGCACAACGCCGCCGGCGGCGCCGTCATCCCGCCGCACGAGCACGCCCAGCTGGCCGCGGCCGCCCGGGACCGCGGACTGCGCGTGCACCTCGACGGCGCCCGGATCTGGAACGCCGCGACCGCCCTGGAACTGCCGCCCGCCGCGTTGACCGTCGGGGTCGACACGGTGCAGGCCTGCCTGAGCAAAGGACTCGGCGCACCGGTGGGTTCCGTAGTGGCGGGCACCAGCGACTTCGTCGCCGAAGCCCGCCGGGTGCGCAAAATGCTCGGCGGCGGAGTCCGGCAAGGCGGAGTGCTCGCCGCGGCCGGGCTGCTGGCGCTGGATCGGGTATCGGCCCTGGCGGCGGACCACCGGCACGCGAAGCTGCTCGCGGACGGCCTCACCGAACTCGGCTGGGACATCACGCCGCCGCAGACGAACATCGTGCTGGCCGCGGTGCCGGATGTGCGGCTCACCTTGGACTGGCTGCAGGAGATCGGGGTGCTTGCGGTGCCGATGGACGGCAACGTTCGGTTCGTTACTCATCGTGACGTGGCTGAGCGGGATGTCAAGGACGTGCTCCGCCGTATATCGCGCACGACCCCAGCAGCCGGTATACCTCAGGCTGGTTGACCTTCCACGGCTCGTTCTGCGTGGGGGGCGGGTAGCGGAACCTCAGCTGTCTTCTCGCTGCGGGATCTTTTTCCCAAGTGGCTCCGCCACGAGGGAAAAAGCTGTCCTCGCGAGAAGACAGCTGAGAACCCGCCGGTGGTCGTTTTTTCGACGTGGGCTATGTGCTTCGCACATACAGGCACGGCTTCGCCGCCAGGCACGGCCTTTGGCCGCGAGGCAGGCGGGGCTTCGCCCGCCCTTCGCGGACTCCGCCGCCACAAGCACGGCTACGCCGCAAAACACGGCCTCCGGCCGCAAAGCAAGCGGGGCTTCGCCCGCCCTTCGCGGACTCCGCCGCCACAAGCACGGCTACGCCGCAAAGCACGGCCTTCGGCCGCCAGGCAGGCGGGGCTTTGCCCGCGCTTCGTGGGCTTCGCCGCTGAAAGGACGGCTTCGGTGAGGAGGTTCGGCTTCGCCGGTGGGCAGGGCTACTTGGATTCCAGGCGGCGTCTGCGGTGGGCCGCCATCCGGACCGGGGCGTTGGATTCGCCGCGGGCTCGGTAGCCGTTGATGCGTTGGACGATTTCGAAGAAGACTCGGGAGCCCGGGACGGCCACCGAGAAGTGCAGGTATTCGCCTTGGCGGTCGCGGTCGTAGAGGATCGAGTTCTCGCGCAAGGAAGCGAGCAGGTCCGGTGGGAGCTCCAGGCGGGCGTCCAGGTCGTCGTAGTAGTTGTCCGGGATCGCCACGACCGGTGCGCCCAATTCCCGCATCGCACGCGCGCTGGCGAACACGTCGTCGCTGCTCAGCGCCACGTGTTGCGGGTGCCGGACGCCCGGTGCCCACGGTCCTCTGCGCAGCACCGCCGAATCGAGCGCGATGCGCACCGTCTCGCCCCGGTCCAGCACCATCCGGCTGCGCACCAAGCCGAACGGTGCGGCGAACTCCACCGGCGGAGCGGGGCGCAGGCCCAGCACCGAGCGGTAGAACAGGATCGCCTCGTCGAAGTGGTCGAACGGCTGGGTCATCGCGACGTGGTCGATGCCGGTGACGCCCGCGTCTTGACCCCGTTCGTCCTGCTCGGGCTCGAAGTCGCCCAGCCACCCCGCGTCGCGGTCCGCGTCGGTGCGGCAGAAGAACAGCGCCGTGCCGTCCGGCGCGGCGACCGAGGACAGATCAGCCTCGTCGGGCCGGGCGGACCGAGGCAACACCGGCGCCAGCAGCCCTTCCGCGCGCCGGGTCGAGGCGGGCGGGTCCGCGCTGTGCACCCCGAGCGCGGCCAACGCCCCACCGCCACGATGCTCGGGCCGGTCCGGTTCGGTGTTCACCAAGATCCGCGCGGCGCCCTGCTCCCACAGGCGCACCGGCTTGGAGCGGTGCCGCCCGGCCGACCGGAAACCGAGCGCGGCCAGCGTCGAGTTCAACCGCTCGCCCCCGGAGTCGTCCGCGCCGAGCTCCACGAAGGCCGGGCCGGACAGCTCCGCAGGGGGCGGCAGGTGCACGGGGGCGGCCACCGATTCCTCCAGCGCGAGCAGCGAACGCATCGCGTCCACCGCCGCCGGGCCGGGGTCCGACTGCCGGAACACGTCGTTGAAAACCTCCAGCGACAACGGCCCCGCGTAACCCGCGGCGAGCACGGTGCCGACGAACTCGGCCAGGTCGAACTCGCCTTGACCTGGGAAGAGCCGGTGATGCCTGCTCCACTGCAACAGGTCCATGTTCAGCCGGGGCGCGTCGGCCAGCTGGAGGAAGAACAACTTCTCCGCCGGGATGGTGCGGATCGTGGTGAGATCGCTGCCGCGCGACAAGATGTGGAAGCTGTCCAGGCACACGCCCAGCGACGGGTGGTCGGCGCGGCGCACGATGCGCCAAGCGTGTTCGTAGGTGTTCACGAACCGTCCCCAGGCCAGCGCCTCGTAGCAGACCCGGATGCCGCGTTCGGCGGCCAGCTCGGCGAGTTCGCGCAGCTGCTCGGCGGCCAGATCGTCGTCGTCCACCGCGTCCGGGGAGACCGAGGAGCACACCAGCACGGTGTCCGCGCCGAGCCGCGCCATCAGGTCGAACTTCCGCTCGGCGCGGCGCAGATTGGCCCGCAGCACGTCGGGCGGGACCGCTTCGAAATCCCGGAACGGCTGGTAGAGGTCGATGGACAGGCCCAGTTCCGCGCAGCGTTCCCGGATCCGCTCCGGCGCGGAGGCGGAGGCGATCAGGTCGTTCTCGAAGATCTCCACCCCGCCGAATCCGGCGGCGGAAGCGGCGGTGAGCTTGTCCTCCAGCGAGCCGGACAGGCAGACCGTGGCGATGGAGCGGGCGCGTTCAGCGGGCGACGTGGACACGGGGGCCTCCGGGGTCGGTCACGAGCGTCTCGAAGTGGCGCAGCATCCGGTCGGCGTCCGGTTCGCACCCGGTGAACAGGCGGAACGCGTCCGCCGCTTGGAACACCGCCATGCCGCCACCGTCGAGTACCCGGCAGCCCCGGGCACGCGCGGTGCGGACGAGTTCGGTCTCCAGCGGCCGGTACACGACGTCGGCCACCCACAGCTGCGGGCGCAACGCCTCGACGGGCACCGGCAGACCGGGGTGCGCGGCCATGCCGACGGGAGTGGCGTGCACCAGACCGTCGGCGGCCGCCAGCGCGGCGGCCGGTCCGGCGTCGAGTCCGCCCGCCACGGCCCGGTCCGCGCCGAAGCGGCCGCGCAGCGATGTGGCGACGGCCTCGGCCCGGCCCGCGTCCAGGTCGAGCACGTGCACCGTCCCGGCGCCGAGGGTGAGCAGCCCGTGGGCGACGGCGGCTCCCGCGCCGCCCGCGCCGAGCAGCACCACCCGGTCCAGCGGCACGTCCGGCAGGCCGCGGCTGAGGCTGCGGGCGAAACCGGACCAGTCGGTGTTGTGACCGACGGCTCCGCCCTCGCCGAACACGACGGTGTTCACCGCGCCCAGCGCCGCCGCGTCCGGGGACAGCTCGTCGAGGTGTTCGATGACCAGCTGTTTCGCCGGGTGGGTGATGTTGAGCCCGGTGAATCCGGTGAGCCGGGCGGCCCGGAGCAGTTCACCGACGGCCGTCGCGGGCAGGCCCAGCTCGTCCAGATCGAGTCGGCGGTACAGGCAGCGCAAGCCGAGTTCGGCGGCCTCCCGTTCGTGCAAGGCCGGACTGAGCGAGGGGCCGATGCCCGCGCCGATCAGTCCGGTGAGCAACCCGTTGCCGACGTCGCCGATGACAGCCACCCCCTGCGCCCGCTCCGGCGGACCGGAGCGGGAGACGAATGAACGAACTAGCTAGTACACAGTAGCCCGGCGCGGAACCCAGGCAAAGGACCGCGCATTAGGGTGGGCGGAACCGGAGCGGATCAAACCGGGGTTGACCAGCGAGTTCCACTCGGCCGATCGAGCACGGACCCGCTCGCCCGGCGGCCCGATCCGATACCGATCAGCCCAAGACCGAGCAGTCCGAGACCGGATGACCAAGTACCGACCAGGGAGTCCACGTGGTGGCATCACCGTCCCGCGCCGCGCCCGAATCCAACGGCGCCGAGCAGCCCGCGGTCGAACCCCGGCAGCGCGACGCCGAACGGACGCGGGCGGAACTGCTGGACGTGGCCCTCGCCGAATTCGCCGACAAGGGCTACGCCGGAGCCCGCGTGGACGAGATCGCGGCCCGCACCAGCACCACCAAGCGGATGATCTACTACTACTTCGGCGGCAAGGAGCAGCTCTACATCGCCGCGCTGGAACGCGCCTACGCCGCGATCCGCGGCATCGAGCAGCGACTCGACGTGGCGGACCTGGCTCCGAAGCAGGCGATCCGGCGAGTGGCGGAGTCGACCTTCGACCACCACGAGTCGCATCCGGCGTTCATCCGGCTGGTGTGCATCGAGAACATCGACCACGGCAGGCACCTGGCCAAGTCCGCCGAACTGCCCGGCCTCGGCACGCCCGCACTGGAAGTGCTCACCGGCATCCTGGAGCGCGGCCGGGAGGCGGGCCTGTTCCGCGCGGACGTGGACGCGCTGGACGTGCACATGGCGATCAGCTCGTTCTGCGTCTTCCGGACCGCCAACCGGCACACGTTCCAGGCGATCTTCGACCGGGACATGCTCGATCCGACTCGCCGGGAGCACTACCGCCGCATGGTCGGTGACCTGGTGCTGAGCTACCTGAGCGCAACCCCCGAAACCGCCTGAACCGGCACTGAAGCAGGCCCGCGAAAGCTGGAAACCAAGTCTTGACACCTGCGGGCCGCAACCGCAGAGTGACGGACTAACCAGGTGGTACATAACTGCTTCTCGCTGTTCTGAGCAACGGAGCAAGGACGTCAGGAGCCTCTCGGTGACCGAGACCCGCACACCCGGAACGACCCCGGGCGAACACCGCAAAGCCGCATGGGCGGCCTGGATCGGCAGCGCGCTCGAGTACTACGACTTCTTCATCTACGGCACGGCCGCTGCGCTGGTCTTCAACAAGATCTTCTTCCCGGCGTCCTCTCCCGCCACCGGCACCCTGCTCGCGCTGGCCACGTTCGGCGTCGGCTACCTGGCGCGACCCATCGGCGCCTTCGTCCTCGGCCACATCGGCGACCGCTTCGGACGCAAGCGAGTCCTGGTGCTCACGGTGCTGCTGATGGGGGTCGCGACGGTCGGCGTGGGCTGCCTGCCGACCTACGAGCAGATCGGCGTCGCCGCGCCGATCACCCTCGTCGTGCTGCGACTGGCGCAAGGATTCTCCGCGGCGGGCGAACAATCCGGCGCCAGCTCCATGACGCTCGAACACGCCCCCGAGCACCGGCGCGGCTACTTCACCAGCTTCACGCTCAGCGGCACCCAAGCCGGGCAGATCCTCGCCACCGCGATCTTCCTGCCGATCGCCGCGTTACCGCAGGAACAGCTGCTGAGCTGGGGCTGGCGGGTGCCGTTCTGGCTCAGCGGCCTCGTCGTCATCGTCGCCCTCGTCATCCGGCGCACCCTCGACGAAACCCCGGTCTTCCAGCAAGAAGCCGGAAAAGCCGACAAGGAACTGCCGCTGGCGGTGCTGTTCCGCGATCACTGGGCGGACGTGCTGCGCGTCGTCGTGGCCTCCACCGTCGCCGCCGTCAGCACGATCTTCACCGTGCACGCCCTGAGCTACGCGGTGAACACCATCGGCCTGGAACGCAGCCCGATGCTGTGGGTCGGGGTGCTGGCGAACGTCGTGGCGCTGGCCGCGATCCCGCTGTGCGCGCTGCTGTCCGACCGGATCGGGCGCAAACCGGTGTTCATCGGCGGCACGGCGGCGTGCGCGGTGCTGATGTTCGGCTACCTGTGGTCGATCTCCACCGGGCAGTACCCGCTGATCTTCCTGACCGGGATCCTGCTGTTCGGCATCGCCTACAGCGCGCCGAACGGTGTCTGGCCTTCGTTCTACGCCGAAATGTTCCCGCCGAAGGTGCGGCTGTCCGGGATGGCCGTCGGCACTCAGATCGGCTTCGCCATCGCCGGTTTCTCCCCCAGCATCGCCGAAGCCATCGGCCCGGGGCGCGACGGCTGGATCGCGGTGTCGATGTTCATCGCCGTGCTCTGCGCGTTCAACATCATCGCGGTGGCCACCGGGCGGGAAACACACCGCGTTCCCACCGGTGAGCTGGGCGAGCGCGCCGCGCCGCGGCCGACCGTCACCTCGAGCTGAGGCGCTGATCCGGCACTCCGCCGGGGCACGCACGGGCGGGGCCGGCGGTGCGCCGGTCCCGCCGCACGTCAGCGGAGCGGGCTCACTTCGAGCCGATCTGCTTCTTCCCGTCCTTGGCGTAACCGATGGCGGCGGTGGCGACGAACAGCACGCCCCCGACCACGGCGAGCCAGAACAGCCCCTTGATGACGAACCCCGCCACGCTGACCACGAGCCACAGCAGCAACAGGCCGCCGATCACTTTCCACACCATGCCGACCACCCCGATCAGGAGAACTCCTTCCAGCTTGCCAGCCGGACCCCCATCCGAGCACCGATATCGGCAAGAACTCAGGGTCAACCTCAGGGTGATCACCACGGCCCACGCCCGAGCTGAGTGAACGGACCGTTCGCCCAACGAGACTGGACAAACGGTCCGCTCACCCCAACCGACCTCGACACCCGAAACACACCGCACCCACCCGAGCTGAGTGAACGGACCGTTCGCCCAACGAGACTGGGCGAACGGTCCGCTCAGTTGAACTCGACTCGCGGCGGCGGGGTCACTTCAGCCAGGCGGCGAGGCGGGCGAGGGCTTCGGCGATGTCCTCGGTGGCTCCGGCGAACGACATGCGCACGAACCGGTCGCCGCGCTCCGGGTCGAAGTCCGCGCCCGGCACCACCGCGACCCCGGTCTCGTCCAGCAGCCGGTGGCACCACAGCGCCGAGTCGTCGGTCAGCTCCCCGATGTCGGCGTAGGCGTAGAACGCGCCGTCGGCGGGCGCGACCCGGCCGAGGCCGAGCTCCGCGAGACCGGACAGCAGCAGCTCCCGGTTCGTCTTGTACCTGCGCACGCGCTCACCGGCCTCGGCGTACGCGTCGGCGCCGAACGCGGCGACCGCGCCGTACTGCGACAACGCGGGCGGGCACAGGGTGAAGTTGCCGGTCAGCGAGTCCACCGCGCGCCG harbors:
- a CDS encoding ABC transporter ATP-binding protein, whose amino-acid sequence is MTPDARGPVRFLWSLLRVRPGLLILAPVTGSLWLLPTAVLPLVIGRALDAGIAGRDGSALLGWTLVALGLGVVQALGAAALGWTAHTLWLHGAGSAERVVLHHVAGLGGSLTRQVRHGEVVAVGSSDIYQVGKAFEVLARLAGAIVAFLVAAAALLTISPLMGAVALVGVPLATLGIGPLLRPLRRREEVQRENLTGLNTLAADIVSGLRILRGIGGEARFHARFVTASGKVRDAGIAAGRVTAWLAGAEILLPGLVTVLVTWLGARMALSGTISVGELVAFYGVSSFLVIPVRTATEAASTFASAVVAAGRACGLLRLRPEPADPPKPRALPIGPLALVDERTGAHAEAGELTAIDAAGHGEALAERFARHTSDGRVHAGDVPLDEVEIAVLRDRIVLAHNQDLLFAGPVRAGLDLGSPVLVETALHAADAEDVLDALPADGALTEQARSLSGGQRQRLLLARALCSDADVLVLDEPTSAVDAHTEARIVRRVRELRKGRTTIVLTQSPLWHAIADRALHVTGGAE
- a CDS encoding ABC transporter ATP-binding protein: MRLPLADRTEVLRWLRRTAAAHRREFSLMMLLFGLTTVVGLIGPQLLGRLVDSVSTGTEVWRVDALAAGFLLVLVVHALLARAARLRAAVFGETVLAETREDVVARALRLPLGTVEDAGTGDLLSRSTADVDRLDFTVREAAPELTAAVLTIALTAVAMIITSPLLACGLLVAVPLLVAVSRWYFPRAAKTISRLLQDWANVQSSIHETVQGARTIDSMRLTERRRAHNDQVLDRAINGEKRHRTLLSVFLPTLELAYALPIAAILLIGGWSYQAGWVQLGTVTTVVLYAATLSAPLAELFAWLEEMQLGHAALSRILGVPQAPPERAEPVPASAAGHDLVLRDVRFSYRTGREVLHGIDLHVPAGERLVIVGPSGAGKSTLGRLIAGISAPDSGSVAFGDVEITALPTARTRQEVVLLTQEHHVFTASLRDNLSLPESREWRDAELLDALETVGAAKWARLLPDGLDTVIGSGGDPVPAAVAQQLALARVVLADPHTLVLDEATSLLDGDSSRDLERSLSTLLTGRTVIAIAHRLHTARTADRVAVVDGGRIVELGAHRDLLAADGSYAALHRTALGQ
- a CDS encoding TetR/AcrR family transcriptional regulator is translated as MTAATPKGERRRQALVEAAVELLSEGGLEAVRHRAVAERAGLPLASTTYYFTSLDDLVAAAVEHEARAELATGRARLDELADELRTVDAVTELLLDLLLGYDSRDGGTKPVLLRYERLVGSPRRPYLAPLMRELGGELHELLAEILTRSGMPVGRERLLELIALVDGAVVNALIESAPDPRAAARRMLRPKLG
- a CDS encoding SigE family RNA polymerase sigma factor — protein: MDQREEQEFAEYFAARREAVRRMAYMMCGDWHRADDLAQTAFIALHRHWRKVRDKGALDAYVRRTLSRAVIDESRRPWRRERFTDVLPDRPAESGSVDDGIATRQTLVAGLRQVPPKQRTVLVLRFLEGLDVAGVAEVMKCSEGTVKSQSARGLEALREALGGQLDDLRSTS
- a CDS encoding low specificity L-threonine aldolase, with the protein product MTKTASIDLRSDTVTRPDKRMAAAMAEAEVGDDVLDHDPTMRALEEKAAQLLGTAAALWVPSGTMGNLIALSVHLRRGDRFLAPRGAHVLHHELGSAAWLAGGMPEPLEWDAGPGRPTADSVRAHANGDRRYDALHTTLLCLENTHNAAGGAVIPPHEHAQLAAAARDRGLRVHLDGARIWNAATALELPPAALTVGVDTVQACLSKGLGAPVGSVVAGTSDFVAEARRVRKMLGGGVRQGGVLAAAGLLALDRVSALAADHRHAKLLADGLTELGWDITPPQTNIVLAAVPDVRLTLDWLQEIGVLAVPMDGNVRFVTHRDVAERDVKDVLRRISRTTPAAGIPQAG